The following proteins come from a genomic window of Helicobacter sp. MIT 99-5507:
- a CDS encoding O-acetylhomoserine aminocarboxypropyltransferase/cysteine synthase family protein produces the protein MANLTHNNFTQETLALHAGYTYDTQRTLSVPVYQNTAYSFENLEQAAARFGLQELGNIYTRLTNPTYKILGDRLAAVEGGAFGVATASGSSAIFYALANLAQNGDNIVYSNKIYGGSQTLIAHTFKRFGVTSRVFDIDDIDGTLEKVIDSNTKAIFFESLSNPQIAIADVEKIVKIAKNHGIVTICDNTVATAFLHKPFDYGVDVSVYSLSKYVNGQGSALGGAIIERNGLNELLVDNPRYPAFNTPDESYHGLVYASLAGVLPIFGIRLITEWLRNIGATISPQNAWIIIQGLETLELRIKRHSANALEVAKFLESHPKVKKVFYPGLPNNQYHLLLKKYFKDSASSGLIAFEVGSHEEAKKLCNNLEIFSIVANIGDSKSLVIHPASTTHSQLSKAELESAGITPSTVRLSIGLENPSDLIADLKRALEK, from the coding sequence ATGGCAAATTTAACACATAATAATTTTACACAAGAAACACTAGCACTTCATGCTGGTTATACATATGATACACAACGCACTTTAAGTGTGCCGGTATATCAAAACACCGCTTATAGCTTTGAGAATTTAGAGCAGGCAGCGGCTAGATTTGGTTTGCAAGAGCTTGGCAACATTTATACTCGTCTTACAAATCCTACTTATAAGATTCTAGGTGACCGCCTTGCAGCTGTAGAAGGAGGGGCGTTTGGTGTGGCTACTGCTAGCGGTAGCTCAGCGATTTTTTATGCACTTGCAAATCTAGCACAAAATGGCGATAACATAGTGTATTCTAATAAAATCTATGGTGGTTCGCAGACTTTAATCGCACATACATTTAAACGTTTTGGCGTAACTTCGCGTGTGTTTGATATTGATGATATTGATGGCACGCTTGAAAAGGTGATTGATAGTAATACAAAGGCAATTTTCTTTGAAAGTCTTAGTAATCCACAAATTGCAATTGCTGATGTTGAAAAAATCGTAAAAATTGCTAAAAATCATGGAATCGTAACAATCTGTGATAATACTGTGGCTACAGCATTTTTACATAAACCATTTGATTATGGTGTGGATGTTAGTGTTTATAGTCTTAGTAAATATGTAAATGGACAAGGAAGCGCACTTGGAGGAGCTATTATCGAGCGAAATGGCTTAAATGAATTGCTTGTAGATAATCCTCGCTATCCTGCATTTAATACACCAGATGAAAGCTATCATGGGCTTGTGTATGCAAGTCTTGCAGGTGTGCTACCTATCTTTGGCATTCGCCTTATTACTGAGTGGCTTAGAAATATAGGGGCTACTATATCTCCGCAAAATGCATGGATAATTATTCAAGGTTTAGAAACATTAGAGCTCCGCATTAAGCGGCATTCGGCAAATGCACTAGAAGTGGCAAAATTCCTAGAATCTCACCCAAAAGTAAAAAAAGTATTTTATCCTGGGCTTCCTAATAATCAATACCACTTACTGCTTAAAAAATACTTTAAAGATTCTGCAAGTAGTGGGCTTATAGCATTTGAGGTAGGAAGTCATGAGGAAGCAAAAAAGCTATGCAATAACTTAGAGATTTTTTCAATTGTTGCAAATATAGGAGATTCTAAATCACTTGTGATTCATCCAGCTTCTACCACTCATTCACAACTTAGCAAAGCAGAGTTAGAAAGTGCTGGAATCACGCCTAGCACGGTGCGTTTAAGTATAGGACTAGAAAATCCTAGCGATTTAATTGCAGATTTGAAAAGGGCATTGGAGAAATAA
- a CDS encoding sulfite exporter TauE/SafE family protein, whose amino-acid sequence MDIAILAIYGIAAGILAGIFGIGGGTLIVPAMIFFGFDIKNAIGISAMQMIFSSVYGTYLNIKAKMLNFEIAKFVAAGGLLGAAFSGFVVDALQPIYLEVAFILICIYSLFKNLKQKSEIKSQKNNIPKEFVLFIVGFVTGIFAISLGIGGGLIIVPAIAYYLNIPTKQIVPVSLFFVIFSSLSGTISLAINGYANYKEGLIVGIFSLIGVYIGTKINKKISNRFHKNAVTILYLIVLAVMIKNIIS is encoded by the coding sequence ATGGATATTGCAATACTTGCTATTTATGGCATTGCAGCTGGGATTCTAGCTGGAATCTTTGGTATTGGCGGAGGGACATTGATCGTTCCTGCAATGATATTTTTTGGATTTGATATAAAAAATGCTATTGGAATCTCTGCAATGCAAATGATTTTTTCATCAGTATATGGAACATATCTAAACATAAAAGCAAAAATGCTAAATTTTGAAATAGCGAAATTTGTGGCAGCTGGGGGATTGCTTGGGGCTGCATTTAGTGGCTTTGTAGTTGATGCATTGCAACCTATATATCTTGAAGTGGCATTTATTTTGATTTGTATTTATTCGCTATTTAAAAATCTAAAGCAAAAAAGTGAAATAAAATCCCAAAAAAATAATATCCCCAAAGAGTTCGTATTATTTATCGTGGGTTTTGTTACTGGAATCTTTGCTATATCTCTTGGAATTGGCGGAGGATTGATAATAGTGCCAGCAATTGCGTATTATCTAAATATTCCAACAAAACAAATAGTGCCAGTATCGCTATTTTTTGTAATATTTTCATCATTATCTGGGACTATAAGCCTTGCAATAAATGGTTATGCTAATTATAAAGAAGGGCTTATTGTTGGGATATTTTCTCTTATTGGCGTATATATAGGAACAAAAATCAATAAAAAAATATCAAATAGATTCCATAAAAATGCAGTAACAATACTATATCTAATAGTGCTTGCCGTAATGATAAAAAATATCATAAGTTAG
- the uvrA gene encoding excinuclease ABC subunit UvrA, which yields MENILEHIKIIGAKENNLNNINLSIPKNKLVVFTGLSGSGKSTLAFDTLYAEGQRRYLESLSSYARQFLDQIGKPNVEKIEGLMPAIAIDQKTTSKNPRSTVGTITEIYDYLRLLYTRVGVQHCHKCDKPISHMTSSDIINQVLSLKEGTKILILAPIFKEKKGTFSDVLDSLRQKGYLRVIIDGVLSRLDEQIELSKNKKHTLKIVVDRVVVNEENKARIAHATELALKESYGEVEILQNDEKKPLHYSEHFACFDCKVSFEELEPLSFSFNSPKGACPSCNGLGLNYRIDTKKIINPHLPLCKGGIKIIYGFNKGYYSELFRGFAESADIDINECFENLSKEQQKQILYGSTKEFKIKWKNSSITRIWEGILKIAYDMFKDERDGLNDYMSEKICDTCNGNRLRVESLSVKVANYGIGEIINMPIEDVYKIFSNDDNFAYLSEQQKFIAKSILKEIKERLYFLYDVGLGYLTLGRDSRTISGGENQRIRIASQIGSGLTGVLYVLDEPSIGLHERDTLKLIKTLQNLQKKGNTLVVVEHDKETIKNADYIVDIGPGAGKNGGNVIFSGNLKDMMKAKTLTAEYISGKKKIEYFYRRKQEKWLTIKNININNIKNLDVKIPLFNFVCFSGVSGSGKSSIVLQTLLPNAKEILNNAKKINKVDNVTIEGLEHLDKVIYIDQSPIGRTPRSNPATYTCVMDDIRDLFAQTKEAKIRGYNIGRFSFNVKGGRCERCFGEGEIKIEMHFLPDILVKCDACGGKKYNKQTLEITYNGKNIADVLDLSVDEALIFFKKIPKIAQKLTRLQEIGLGYIKLGQNALSLSGGEAQRIKIAKELCKKDTGKTLYILDEPTTGLHFDDINKLMKVLHHLTSLGNSVVVIEHNLDVIKNADYIIDIGPEGGSKGGKIVDCGSPEDLIKNVKKSKSYTAKFLALELGAK from the coding sequence ATGGAGAATATTTTGGAACATATTAAAATAATTGGAGCAAAAGAAAATAATTTAAATAATATTAATCTTAGTATTCCAAAAAATAAATTAGTAGTTTTTACAGGGCTTAGTGGAAGCGGAAAAAGCACTCTTGCATTTGACACACTATATGCTGAAGGACAAAGAAGATATTTAGAATCTTTATCTAGCTATGCAAGGCAATTCCTAGATCAAATTGGCAAACCAAATGTAGAAAAGATAGAAGGACTTATGCCTGCTATTGCAATTGATCAAAAAACAACATCAAAAAATCCCCGCTCAACCGTTGGCACGATAACAGAGATATATGATTATCTTAGATTGTTATATACAAGAGTTGGTGTGCAACACTGCCATAAATGCGATAAACCAATATCTCATATGACTAGTAGTGATATTATAAATCAAGTATTATCATTAAAAGAAGGCACAAAAATCTTAATCCTTGCTCCAATATTTAAAGAAAAAAAGGGAACTTTTAGTGATGTATTAGATAGTTTGCGTCAAAAAGGCTATCTTAGAGTAATAATTGATGGGGTATTAAGTCGCCTTGATGAACAAATAGAATTATCAAAAAATAAAAAACATACATTAAAAATCGTAGTAGATAGAGTTGTAGTAAATGAAGAAAACAAAGCAAGAATTGCACATGCAACAGAATTAGCACTAAAAGAATCTTATGGCGAGGTCGAGATTCTACAAAATGACGAAAAAAAGCCTCTTCATTATAGTGAGCATTTTGCTTGTTTTGATTGTAAAGTAAGCTTTGAAGAATTAGAACCGCTAAGCTTTTCTTTTAATTCACCAAAAGGTGCTTGCCCTAGCTGTAATGGACTTGGACTAAATTATAGAATTGATACAAAAAAAATAATAAATCCTCACTTGCCACTATGCAAAGGTGGTATAAAAATAATCTATGGATTTAATAAAGGCTATTACAGCGAATTATTTAGAGGATTTGCAGAGAGCGCAGATATCGATATAAATGAATGTTTTGAAAATCTAAGCAAAGAACAACAAAAACAGATTCTATATGGAAGCACAAAAGAATTTAAAATTAAATGGAAAAATAGCTCTATTACTCGCATATGGGAAGGTATATTAAAAATCGCATATGATATGTTTAAAGATGAAAGAGATGGGCTTAATGACTATATGAGTGAAAAAATATGTGATACCTGCAATGGCAATAGATTGAGAGTAGAATCTCTAAGCGTAAAAGTGGCAAATTATGGAATTGGTGAAATAATAAATATGCCAATTGAAGATGTATATAAAATATTTAGCAATGATGATAATTTTGCATATTTAAGTGAGCAGCAAAAATTTATTGCAAAAAGTATTTTAAAAGAGATTAAAGAGAGACTTTATTTCTTATATGATGTTGGACTTGGATATTTAACACTAGGACGAGATAGTAGAACAATAAGTGGTGGTGAAAATCAGCGAATAAGAATTGCAAGTCAAATTGGTAGCGGACTAACAGGCGTTTTGTATGTCCTTGATGAGCCAAGTATCGGACTTCATGAAAGGGACACTCTAAAGCTTATAAAAACATTGCAAAATTTGCAAAAAAAGGGAAATACGCTAGTTGTAGTAGAACATGATAAAGAAACAATTAAAAATGCTGATTATATAGTAGATATAGGTCCTGGAGCAGGGAAAAATGGTGGAAATGTGATATTTAGCGGGAATCTAAAAGATATGATGAAAGCAAAAACATTAACCGCGGAGTATATAAGTGGCAAAAAAAAGATTGAATATTTTTATAGACGAAAACAAGAAAAATGGCTTACTATCAAAAATATCAATATCAATAATATAAAAAATCTTGATGTAAAAATTCCACTATTTAATTTTGTATGTTTTAGCGGCGTAAGTGGAAGTGGCAAAAGCTCTATTGTATTGCAAACATTGCTTCCAAATGCAAAAGAGATTCTAAATAATGCTAAAAAAATAAATAAAGTAGATAATGTAACCATAGAGGGATTAGAACATTTAGATAAAGTTATATATATAGATCAAAGTCCAATTGGAAGAACCCCACGAAGCAACCCAGCAACTTATACTTGTGTAATGGATGATATAAGAGATTTGTTTGCACAAACAAAAGAAGCAAAAATACGAGGTTACAATATAGGGCGATTTAGCTTTAATGTAAAAGGTGGCAGGTGTGAGAGATGTTTTGGTGAAGGTGAAATAAAAATTGAAATGCACTTTTTGCCAGATATTCTTGTGAAATGTGATGCATGTGGTGGAAAAAAATACAATAAACAAACACTAGAAATAACATACAATGGAAAAAATATCGCTGATGTGCTAGATTTAAGCGTAGATGAGGCACTTATTTTTTTCAAAAAGATTCCAAAAATCGCCCAAAAGCTAACAAGACTTCAAGAGATAGGACTTGGATATATCAAACTAGGACAAAATGCACTCTCACTAAGTGGAGGTGAGGCACAAAGAATAAAAATAGCAAAAGAATTATGCAAAAAAGACACAGGAAAAACTCTATATATACTAGATGAGCCGACTACTGGACTGCATTTTGATGATATTAATAAATTAATGAAAGTGCTTCATCATCTAACTAGCCTTGGAAATAGTGTAGTTGTAATAGAACATAATCTTGATGTAATAAAAAATGCTGATTATATTATAGATATTGGTCCAGAAGGTGGAAGTAAGGGTGGAAAAATAGTTGATTGTGGCTCGCCAGAAGATTTAATCAAAAATGTAAAAAAATCAAAAAGCTATACAGCAAAATTCCTTGCTCTTGAGTTAGGCGCTAAATGA
- a CDS encoding tetratricopeptide repeat protein translates to MGLYKLFIFIFIFDIAFALNIEVDYGVENNKRFSIITLKHDKRFPCKENKDINNKNIMIECIIDSTPISSNPVSKTEFFEISSKINGNKFHLFIKPLKDQRLFATFLDLKSNIPIPLERPKTSKIWQIIGYDSEIPFLSNKTYRGINFPISIDSTLPSIKELNIDASPLTYNVGPDLALFLNIRSTYDNKKYQEVIKLADEILNEYPNSLFKRDILLYKIKSMHNINYIPDDVLQLARGWLRAYPADIGVPEILFIMADNYSKMKIYNEARYYFDRIINEYQSSKYAQYALVGIAKNLSKNGDRKRPESLYAQAYEEAKDLDTASYVIYNWGNFELESNDFDNAKILFSRIINSNPKYFLNDLDSSYKDFHKWADLKLYDIAAKAGDGILNYLSNDEFKEKLMMDISLWYELDSKMQDAHRINSEFLNLFKDSDNVALIKQRDDNLLFHLNEGDLEKQIEQYDYIIATYPNTPQSSMAYEKKANALFAMGLYKDVLALKANLNSNNENIKKSYIKIIEDSKNCKEIVDYYLQQNEILLTNNSKQVFRCLFESSLFNKALDLSNLMLQGSLNTQDKLIWLYNVSQSFFALQDYNNAAHSSRDAFSIAKELGEYQDSGIILFLSLAKLNRKNEAIALFDELSKLFPNSKEMLNVYYYMLNWSIESNDNIAIQRYAIDLINLQDSLKIYEYSPFVELAYSDVLFSDYRYTQMLDVLKNIESIELSNNESQKVHYLRGVAYSELGESANSKIELDKCLAIDSNSSFGRLCSDALDLLN, encoded by the coding sequence GTGGGATTATATAAACTTTTTATCTTTATTTTTATCTTTGATATTGCCTTTGCTCTTAATATAGAGGTAGATTATGGTGTTGAAAATAATAAACGATTTTCAATCATCACTCTAAAACATGACAAAAGATTTCCTTGCAAAGAAAATAAAGATATCAATAATAAAAATATTATGATTGAATGCATAATAGATAGCACGCCTATTTCTAGCAATCCAGTAAGTAAAACAGAATTTTTTGAAATATCTTCAAAAATAAATGGTAATAAATTTCATTTATTTATAAAACCACTAAAAGACCAAAGATTATTTGCAACTTTTCTTGATTTAAAAAGCAATATTCCTATTCCTCTTGAGCGTCCAAAAACTTCAAAGATTTGGCAGATTATTGGATATGATAGTGAAATACCATTTTTATCAAATAAAACATATAGAGGGATAAATTTCCCAATTTCTATAGATTCTACACTTCCTAGCATAAAAGAGCTAAATATTGATGCTTCACCACTAACATACAATGTCGGTCCAGATTTGGCTTTGTTTTTAAATATTCGTTCAACTTATGACAATAAAAAATATCAAGAAGTTATCAAACTTGCTGATGAAATACTAAATGAATACCCAAATAGCTTATTTAAAAGAGATATATTATTGTATAAGATTAAATCAATGCATAATATTAATTATATCCCAGATGATGTATTGCAGCTTGCAAGAGGATGGCTTAGGGCATATCCAGCTGATATTGGTGTCCCAGAAATATTATTTATTATGGCAGATAATTATAGCAAGATGAAAATTTATAATGAAGCTAGATATTATTTTGATAGGATTATAAATGAATATCAATCTTCAAAATATGCTCAATATGCACTTGTTGGTATCGCTAAGAATCTTAGTAAAAATGGTGATAGAAAACGACCAGAATCTTTATATGCACAAGCATACGAAGAAGCAAAAGATTTAGATACTGCATCATATGTTATATATAATTGGGGCAATTTTGAGCTAGAGAGTAATGACTTTGATAATGCTAAAATATTATTTTCTAGGATTATAAATTCAAATCCAAAATATTTTTTAAATGATTTAGATTCTAGTTACAAAGATTTTCATAAATGGGCAGATTTGAAGCTATATGATATAGCTGCAAAAGCAGGAGATGGTATTTTAAATTATTTAAGCAATGATGAATTTAAAGAAAAATTGATGATGGATATTAGCTTATGGTATGAGCTAGATTCTAAGATGCAAGATGCTCATAGAATAAATAGTGAATTTTTAAATCTATTTAAAGATTCTGATAATGTAGCATTGATTAAACAAAGAGATGATAATTTATTATTTCATTTAAATGAAGGTGATTTAGAAAAACAAATAGAGCAATATGATTATATCATCGCTACATATCCAAATACTCCTCAATCAAGTATGGCATATGAGAAAAAAGCAAATGCATTATTTGCTATGGGTTTATACAAAGATGTCTTAGCTCTAAAAGCAAATCTAAATAGCAATAATGAAAACATAAAAAAATCATATATTAAAATTATTGAAGATTCTAAAAACTGCAAAGAGATTGTTGATTATTACTTGCAACAAAATGAGATTTTGCTAACAAATAATTCAAAGCAAGTTTTTAGATGTTTGTTTGAATCTTCATTATTTAATAAGGCATTAGATTTATCAAACCTAATGCTTCAAGGTTCTCTAAACACTCAAGATAAACTTATTTGGCTTTATAATGTATCACAGAGCTTTTTTGCCTTGCAAGATTATAATAATGCAGCACATTCAAGCAGAGATGCTTTTAGTATCGCAAAGGAATTGGGTGAATATCAAGATTCTGGGATTATATTATTTTTATCACTTGCAAAGCTAAATCGCAAAAATGAAGCAATTGCATTATTTGATGAATTATCAAAATTATTTCCTAATTCAAAAGAAATGCTAAATGTTTATTATTATATGTTAAATTGGTCAATAGAATCTAATGATAATATCGCAATACAAAGATATGCAATAGATTTAATAAATCTTCAAGATTCACTAAAAATATATGAATATTCACCATTTGTAGAATTAGCTTATAGCGATGTATTGTTTAGTGATTATAGATATACTCAAATGTTAGATGTATTAAAAAATATAGAATCTATTGAGCTAAGTAATAATGAATCTCAAAAAGTGCATTATCTAAGAGGTGTAGCTTATAGCGAGCTAGGCGAGAGTGCGAATTCAAAAATAGAGCTTGATAAATGTTTGGCTATAGATTCTAATTCTTCTTTTGGTAGATTATGTAGCGATGCTCTAGATTTGCTAAATTAG
- the nuoN gene encoding NADH-quinone oxidoreductase subunit NuoN codes for MALSFSSLNILSILPMCLIAGGGILILIIDIILNKFNKRLCIAISSISILLSLLSILDLENMITGFYSLISIDGLSALSQIIILISSLLFIFLAISKDKFGEFECSEFYILFLFMIASYQFMVSSNNLILIFLGLESSSLALYALIALAKNEKSLEAGIKYFTLGALGSGIFAFGLLFVYVGSGSINISDIIKSILLINAYGSGEYFVLLGFIFLFVALGFKLSFVPFHTWVPDVYEGSSSPLAFYMSIVTKIAAFVVLIRVCSVFMFVDTPIIKYILFAFVIIGTTIPNIIALLQNDVQRMLAYSSISQAAFVLACIFIGTTQSLVALFLYWVLFLFSNLGAFGMLHLSHNKNKQWDSRYSFPFDKFSGLVRLSPLLAVSFAIFMLSLGGIPPFGLFWGKMYLISSSINAGYNILALILLLNSAIAVYYYMKLIIYMFLKEPITQDSKIYMQNMSYPMVGVIAIALFVTIFGIFFVEGFIDIIYNYLFNFKEVMSGII; via the coding sequence ATGGCATTATCTTTTAGTTCGCTAAATATTTTAAGCATATTACCAATGTGCTTAATTGCAGGTGGTGGAATCTTAATTTTGATTATAGATATTATTTTAAATAAATTTAATAAAAGGCTATGCATTGCTATTAGCTCTATTTCTATTTTGCTTAGCTTATTATCTATACTAGATTTAGAAAATATGATTACTGGATTCTATTCACTTATTAGCATTGATGGATTATCTGCACTATCGCAAATAATTATACTTATATCTTCATTACTTTTTATATTTCTAGCTATTTCTAAGGATAAATTTGGTGAATTTGAATGCAGTGAGTTTTATATATTATTTTTATTTATGATTGCTTCTTATCAATTTATGGTATCAAGCAATAATTTGATATTAATATTTTTAGGATTAGAAAGCTCATCACTTGCTTTATATGCTCTTATTGCATTAGCTAAAAATGAAAAATCACTAGAAGCTGGTATCAAATATTTTACACTTGGCGCGCTTGGAAGCGGAATCTTTGCATTTGGATTATTATTTGTATATGTAGGAAGCGGAAGTATAAATATTAGCGATATAATAAAAAGCATATTACTTATAAATGCATATGGCAGCGGAGAATATTTTGTTTTACTTGGTTTTATTTTCTTATTTGTAGCACTTGGATTTAAATTATCTTTTGTTCCATTTCATACTTGGGTGCCAGATGTGTATGAAGGCTCATCATCTCCACTTGCATTTTATATGTCAATTGTTACAAAAATTGCTGCCTTTGTTGTTCTTATTAGAGTTTGCTCTGTATTTATGTTTGTAGATACTCCTATCATTAAATATATATTATTTGCATTTGTAATAATTGGCACAACAATACCAAATATTATTGCATTGCTGCAAAATGATGTTCAAAGGATGTTAGCATATAGCTCTATATCGCAAGCTGCTTTTGTTCTTGCTTGTATATTTATTGGCACTACTCAAAGTTTGGTTGCATTATTTTTGTATTGGGTGTTATTTTTATTTAGTAATCTTGGTGCATTTGGAATGCTTCATTTAAGCCATAATAAAAATAAACAATGGGATAGTAGATATTCTTTTCCTTTTGATAAATTTAGTGGATTGGTTAGATTATCGCCATTACTTGCTGTTAGTTTTGCAATATTTATGCTTTCCCTTGGTGGAATACCACCATTTGGACTATTTTGGGGTAAAATGTATTTGATTAGTTCATCTATTAATGCGGGATATAATATCTTAGCTTTGATACTTCTTTTAAATAGTGCAATTGCTGTTTATTATTATATGAAGCTTATTATTTATATGTTTTTAAAAGAGCCAATTACACAAGATTCCAAGATATATATGCAAAATATGTCTTATCCAATGGTAGGCGTAATTGCAATTGCATTATTTGTAACAATATTTGGAATATTTTTTGTAGAAGGTTTTATTGATATAATTTATAATTATCTTTTTAATTTTAAAGAAGTTATGAGTGGGATTATATAA
- a CDS encoding NADH-quinone oxidoreductase subunit M: MENLLNIVLFLPLLSALLLCGNIIHVKFAKIYAIAVSIIELILALMIWYLFDTSNVENGFRFVNQVDIISSIGFSYFVGIDGISLFLVLLSVFMTLISIIYLNNVDKIKHFLVSLLILESVMIGVFIALDVMLFYIFWEFSLIPMLYIIGAWGGEKKLYAAIKFFLYTFSASLLMLFGILCCAYLHYSLTGKWSFSIIDWYRFLNIGLDKQQILFIAFFIGIAVKVPMFPFHTWLPYAHGQAPSVGSIILASILLKMGSYAFIRFSLPLFPDATISFILPIAILCVIMVIYTSMIAYVQNDMKQVIAYSSIAHMGVIVLGTFALNVEGISGSIFFMLSHGIISGALFLMVGILYDRTHTKLIKDYGGIASVMPRFTIIFVIALMGSVGLPLTMGFVGEFLSLLGFFNVNVIIALLAGSSIIVGAVYMLNLFRNVFLGNITNPKNKELQDINLREKIALIPLVCIIIWLGIYPKAVLDKIDVAANEVVALTYNRAILNESKDFILKVNRRD, translated from the coding sequence ATGGAGAATTTATTAAATATTGTTTTATTTTTACCATTATTATCAGCTTTATTATTGTGTGGTAATATCATTCATGTAAAATTTGCTAAGATTTATGCTATCGCCGTATCAATTATTGAGCTTATTTTAGCTCTTATGATATGGTATTTATTTGATACTTCAAATGTAGAAAATGGATTTAGATTTGTTAATCAAGTAGATATTATCTCTAGTATTGGATTTAGTTATTTTGTAGGAATTGATGGCATTTCATTATTTTTAGTTTTATTAAGTGTATTTATGACACTTATTTCCATAATATATTTAAATAATGTTGATAAAATTAAGCATTTTTTAGTTTCATTATTGATACTAGAGAGTGTTATGATTGGAGTGTTTATAGCCCTTGATGTTATGTTATTTTATATATTTTGGGAGTTTTCTCTTATTCCAATGTTATATATTATTGGTGCTTGGGGTGGAGAAAAAAAACTCTATGCTGCAATCAAATTTTTCTTATATACATTTAGTGCTTCCCTCCTTATGTTATTTGGAATATTGTGCTGTGCCTATTTGCATTATAGTTTGACTGGTAAATGGAGCTTTAGTATCATTGATTGGTATAGATTCTTAAATATAGGTCTTGATAAACAGCAGATATTATTTATCGCATTTTTTATTGGTATTGCAGTAAAAGTTCCTATGTTCCCATTTCATACTTGGCTTCCATACGCACATGGACAAGCTCCAAGTGTAGGCTCTATCATCCTTGCTTCAATATTGCTTAAAATGGGTTCGTATGCATTTATTAGATTCTCGCTTCCTCTTTTTCCAGATGCAACGATCTCTTTTATATTACCTATTGCAATTTTATGTGTGATTATGGTGATTTATACATCGATGATAGCATATGTGCAAAATGACATGAAGCAGGTAATAGCATATAGCTCTATTGCTCATATGGGTGTTATTGTGCTTGGGACATTTGCTTTAAATGTTGAAGGGATTAGTGGCTCTATATTTTTTATGTTAAGTCATGGGATTATTAGTGGAGCATTATTTTTGATGGTTGGAATCTTATATGATAGAACTCATACAAAATTAATTAAAGATTATGGTGGCATTGCTAGTGTTATGCCTAGATTTACAATAATCTTTGTCATTGCCTTGATGGGGAGCGTAGGGCTTCCGCTTACTATGGGATTTGTTGGCGAGTTTCTTAGTTTGTTAGGATTTTTTAATGTTAATGTAATCATTGCATTACTTGCTGGAAGTAGTATTATAGTTGGTGCTGTATATATGCTAAATTTATTTAGAAATGTATTTTTAGGGAATATTACAAATCCTAAAAATAAAGAATTACAGGATATAAATCTTAGAGAAAAAATAGCATTAATTCCACTTGTATGTATTATTATTTGGCTTGGAATCTATCCAAAAGCAGTTCTTGATAAGATTGATGTAGCAGCAAATGAAGTAGTCGCTCTCACATATAATAGAGCAATATTAAATGAAAGCAAAGATTTCATATTAAAAGTAAATAGGAGAGATTAA